A genomic region of Prionailurus bengalensis isolate Pbe53 chromosome D1, Fcat_Pben_1.1_paternal_pri, whole genome shotgun sequence contains the following coding sequences:
- the LOC122482825 gene encoding olfactory receptor 1444, giving the protein MENGTEATEFILLGLTDDPHLQVPLLLVFLFIYLITLVGNGGMMAIIRADPHLHTPMYFFLSNLSFVDLGYSSAVAPKMVAALHSGSKVITYNGCAAQFFFFVGFATVECYLLASMAYDRHAAVCRPLHYSTTMTAGVCALLTAGSYVCGFLNASIHTANTFRLSFCGSHEVNHFFCDIPPLLTLSCSDTRISSLAVFCVVGFNVFFTLLVILISYFFIYIAIQRMRSAEGRKKAFSTCASHLTAVTIFYGTIIFMYLQPSSSESMDTDKIASVFYSVVIPMLNPLIYSLRNKEVKNALWKIRNQLYPPSLSVSRK; this is encoded by the coding sequence ATGGAGAATGGCACAGAAGCAACAGAGTTCATCCTCTTGGGATTAACAGACGACCCTCATCTTCAGGTCCCCCTCCTCCTGGTATTTTTATTCATCTACCTCATCACTCTGGTTGGGAATGGGGGGATGATGGCAATCATCCGCGCAGACCCCCACCTCCACACTCcaatgtattttttcctcagtAACCTCTCCTTCGTAGACCTGGGCTACTCGTCAGCGGTAGCTCCTAAAATGGTGGCCGCACTGCATTCAGGGAGCAAAGTCATCACCTACAATGGATGTGCTGCTCAGTTCTTCTTCTTTGTGGGTTTTGCCACTGTCGAGTGCTACCTCCTGGCCTCCATGGCCTACGACCGCCATGCAGCTGTGTGTAGGCCACTCCATTACTCCACCACCATGACGGCAGGTGTGTGTGCCCTCCTGACTGCTGGCTCCTATGTCTGTGGCTTCCTCAATGCCTCCATTCACACGGCAAACACCTTTAGACTCTCATTCTGTGGCTCTCACGAAGTAAATCATTTCTTCTGCGACATTCCGCCACTCTTAACTCTCTCGTGTTCTGACACTCGCATCAGCAGCTTGGCTGTCTTCTGTGTCGTGGGCTTCAACGTCTTCTTCACCCTCCTGGTCATCCTCATCTCTTACTTCTTCATATACATCGCCATTCAAAGGATGCGTTCTGCGGAAGGACGCAAGAAAGCCTTCTCTACCTGTGCCTCCCACCTCACTGCTGTCACCATCTTCTATGGAACCATCATCTTCATGTACTTACAGCCCAGCTCCAGCGAGTCAATGGACACGGACAAAATTGCTTCTGTGTTTTACTCGGTGGTGATTCCCATGCTGAACCCCTTGATCTACAGCCTTAggaacaaagaggtaaaaaatgcTCTCTGGAAAATACGCAACCAACTTTATCCTCCGTCGTTAAGTGTGAGTAGGAAGTAG